A stretch of the Harpia harpyja isolate bHarHar1 chromosome 5, bHarHar1 primary haplotype, whole genome shotgun sequence genome encodes the following:
- the LOC128142451 gene encoding leucine-rich repeat-containing protein 30-like, whose amino-acid sequence MDAATSFRCASTGPDPLWRYLTEHDPKYEGKKKLKISGRELVSVPAQVFGLDQLQVLEMSPERESCLRYQMELLPQEISHLRNLTCLYVDSNNLKKIPAEIGTLSHLERLALSNNSLSSLPPEMGALQRLHSLHLANNSLTELPAPLCQLRSLTFLDVSDNKIGTIPSSIRHLEKLETLLLLFNSLESLPEEVCLLRKLRTLWLGNNHLRSLPATFGELVNLDWGYNYCSCNFEGNPLECPPPEVCSRGPEEIRDYFLSFHKTQRN is encoded by the coding sequence ATGGATGCAGCCACCTCTTTCAGATGTGCCTCTACTGGCCCTGATCCACTCTGGAGGTACCTTACAGAGCACGATCCGAAGTATGAAGGGAAGAAGAAACTCAAGATCTCAGGCAGAGAGCTGGTGTCGGTTCCTGCGCAGGTCTTTGGCTTGGACCAACTGCAGGTCCTGGAGATGAGCCCAGAACGAGAGAGCTGCCTGAGGTACCAGATGGAGCTTCTCCCCCAAGAGATCAGCCACCTGAGGAACCTAACCTGCCTCTATGTGGACTCCAACAACTTGAAGAAAATCCCTGCCGAAATCGGCACTTTGAGTCACTTGGAGAGGCTCGCTCTGAGCAACAATAGCTTGAGCTCGCTGCCCCCAGAAATGGGGGCACTTCAAAGGCTGCACAGCCTCCACCTGGCCAACAACAGCCTCACcgagctgcctgcacccctctGCCAGCTGAGGAGCCTCACCTTTCTGGATGTGAGTGACAACAAAATAGGCACAATCCCCTCCAGCATTCGGCATCTGGAGAAACTGGAAACATTGCTATTGCTCTTCAATTCACTGGAGAGTCTGCCTGAGGAGGTCTGTCTTTTAAGGAAACTGCGCACGCTTTGGTTGGGAAACAACCATCTACGGTCCCTTCCAGCAACCTTTGGGGAACTGGTGAACCTGGACTGGGGATACAACTACTGTTCATGCAATTTTGAGGGGAATCCACTGGAATGTCCTCCCCCTGAAGTCTGCAGCAGAGGCCCTGAAGAGATCAGAGACTATTTCTTGTCATTTCATAAGACTCAGAGAAACTAG